A window of the Candidatus Poseidoniia archaeon genome harbors these coding sequences:
- a CDS encoding M3 family oligoendopeptidase: MSLPATSAELLDWGWDDYAPHYEALASAELDAASVGDWLQQWSDLVELLSEVGTRMHIATTVDTTDTEARDAYHTFLKEVGEPAQAAEQRLKQHLLASRLEPDGFAIPLRAMRSEAELYREANLPLFTASKKLANRYDEIIGAQSVEWDGEEKTLAQLQPVMLEQDRDRREAVWRLVTERRLRDRDAISTIWQELLELRCQIAANADCEDFREFCWKALQRFDYSPEDCLEFHEAIAAVALPAAGKRLALRREALGVGDLRPWDLAVDPHGRGPLAPFGDVDELEAGCERIFEAVAPELGARFRTMCDGGLLDLDNRKGKAPGGYCTEYHRQRLPFIFMNAVGVHGDVQTLLHEGGHAFHVFESAALPYAMQREVGMEFAEVASMAMELLAAPYLAERDGGFYSEEEAARARGEHLERSLLFWPYMAVVDGFQHWAYTHPQAAAQPAECDAAWLDLWLRFHPHLDWSGFEDYVATGWHNKLHLYHVPFYYVEYGMAQLGAVQVWSNALRDQQQAVADYRRALALGATVTLPELYAAAGGRFAFDATTLGDAVSLIERTLGELTAEET, from the coding sequence ATGTCGCTGCCAGCCACTAGCGCCGAGCTGCTTGACTGGGGCTGGGACGACTACGCGCCGCACTACGAAGCGCTCGCGAGCGCCGAACTGGACGCGGCGTCCGTCGGCGACTGGCTACAGCAGTGGTCGGACCTGGTCGAACTGCTCTCGGAAGTCGGCACGCGGATGCACATCGCGACGACGGTCGACACCACAGATACGGAGGCTCGCGACGCCTACCACACCTTCCTGAAAGAGGTGGGCGAGCCGGCGCAGGCGGCCGAGCAGCGGCTGAAGCAGCACCTGCTCGCGTCGAGACTCGAGCCGGACGGCTTTGCCATCCCGCTGCGCGCGATGCGCAGCGAGGCGGAGCTCTACCGCGAGGCGAATTTGCCGCTCTTCACCGCGTCGAAGAAGCTCGCCAACCGCTACGACGAAATCATCGGCGCGCAGTCGGTCGAGTGGGACGGCGAGGAAAAAACGCTGGCGCAGCTACAGCCGGTGATGCTCGAACAGGACCGCGACCGCCGCGAGGCTGTCTGGCGGCTGGTGACGGAACGTCGCCTGCGGGACCGCGACGCCATCAGCACCATCTGGCAGGAGCTGCTCGAGCTGCGCTGCCAGATTGCCGCCAACGCCGACTGTGAAGATTTCCGCGAATTCTGCTGGAAGGCGCTGCAGCGCTTCGACTATTCGCCCGAGGACTGCCTTGAATTCCACGAGGCGATTGCCGCGGTGGCGCTGCCGGCCGCCGGGAAGCGGCTCGCGCTGCGGCGCGAGGCGCTGGGCGTGGGCGATTTGCGGCCGTGGGACCTGGCGGTCGACCCGCACGGCCGCGGGCCATTAGCGCCCTTTGGCGACGTTGACGAGCTTGAGGCGGGCTGCGAGCGCATCTTCGAGGCGGTCGCGCCCGAACTCGGCGCGCGGTTCCGCACCATGTGCGACGGCGGTCTTCTGGACCTTGACAACCGCAAGGGGAAGGCGCCGGGCGGCTACTGTACCGAATACCACCGACAGCGGCTGCCGTTCATCTTCATGAACGCCGTCGGGGTCCACGGCGACGTGCAGACGCTGCTCCACGAAGGGGGACACGCGTTCCACGTCTTCGAGTCCGCCGCGCTGCCGTATGCGATGCAGCGCGAAGTCGGAATGGAGTTCGCCGAGGTGGCGTCGATGGCGATGGAGCTGCTGGCGGCGCCCTACCTTGCGGAGCGCGACGGCGGCTTCTATTCCGAAGAAGAGGCGGCGCGCGCTCGCGGCGAGCATCTGGAGCGGTCGCTGCTCTTCTGGCCCTACATGGCGGTCGTCGACGGCTTCCAGCACTGGGCCTACACCCACCCGCAGGCGGCGGCGCAGCCGGCGGAGTGCGACGCTGCGTGGCTCGATTTGTGGCTGCGGTTCCATCCACACCTTGATTGGAGCGGCTTCGAGGATTACGTCGCGACCGGCTGGCACAACAAACTGCACCTTTACCACGTGCCATTCTACTACGTCGAATACGGCATGGCGCAGCTCGGCGCGGTGCAAGTCTGGTCTAACGCGCTGCGTGACCAGCAACAGGCGGTCGCCGACTACCGCCGCGCGCTCGCGCTAGGCGCGACGGTGACTCTGCCGGAGCTCTACGCCGCAGCGGGCGGCCGCTTCGCCTTTGATGCGACGACGCTGGGTGACGCAGTGTCGCTCATCGAGCGCACACTGGGGGAGCTGACGGCAGAGGAAACTTAA
- a CDS encoding tyrosine--tRNA ligase, translating to MAERLATVLRGVAECVTLPELEALLEAKAQPKAYVGFEPSGLLHAGSLVPMLKVRDLIAAGFRVTVLLADWHGYINNKLGSDWDALRAGVEYQRQMFGAFAPGAEFQTASELVRSDGYWERVLRVAKATSLKRMRRAVSIMGRSEDEADSDTSMFFYPAMQATDIYALKADLALGGMDQRHAHMLARDAAEKLRLPKIVALHTPLLGSLSGPGRMDADSKMSKSDPSGALLVHDSAKQLQKKLSKAFCPPERKGNPVLDIWEHLLAPALDGVTIDRPEKFGGPVEFADYSALEAACAGGELHPLDLKNGTAAALDRLFEPMRAAVAAEPGPFKALTAALAD from the coding sequence ATGGCGGAACGACTTGCAACGGTATTGCGCGGCGTGGCCGAGTGCGTTACCCTGCCTGAGCTGGAGGCGCTGCTGGAAGCGAAGGCGCAGCCGAAGGCCTACGTCGGCTTCGAGCCGTCGGGGTTGCTGCACGCGGGGTCGCTGGTGCCGATGCTCAAGGTGCGCGACCTGATTGCTGCCGGCTTTCGCGTTACCGTCCTGCTCGCCGACTGGCACGGCTACATCAACAACAAGCTCGGCAGCGACTGGGACGCGCTGCGCGCCGGGGTCGAGTACCAGCGGCAGATGTTTGGCGCGTTCGCCCCCGGCGCCGAGTTCCAGACCGCGAGCGAGCTGGTGCGCAGCGACGGCTACTGGGAGCGGGTGCTACGCGTTGCCAAGGCGACTTCGCTGAAGCGCATGCGGCGTGCGGTCTCGATTATGGGGCGCAGCGAAGACGAAGCCGACTCTGACACGAGCATGTTCTTCTATCCTGCCATGCAGGCGACCGATATCTACGCGCTCAAAGCCGACCTCGCGCTGGGCGGGATGGACCAGCGGCACGCGCACATGCTGGCGCGCGACGCCGCCGAGAAGCTGCGGCTGCCGAAGATTGTTGCGCTGCACACGCCGTTGCTCGGCTCGCTCTCGGGGCCGGGCCGCATGGACGCCGACAGCAAGATGTCGAAGTCCGACCCGAGCGGCGCGCTGCTGGTGCACGACAGCGCGAAGCAGTTGCAGAAGAAGCTCTCGAAGGCGTTCTGCCCGCCCGAGCGCAAGGGCAACCCCGTGCTGGATATCTGGGAGCACCTGCTCGCCCCCGCGCTGGACGGCGTCACGATTGACCGCCCCGAGAAGTTCGGCGGTCCCGTGGAGTTCGCCGACTACAGCGCGCTCGAAGCGGCGTGCGCCGGCGGCGAGCTGCACCCGCTCGACCTGAAGAACGGCACCGCCGCCGCGCTTGACCGGCTTTTCGAACCAATGCGCGCCGCAGTCGCGGCCGAGCCCGGCCCGTTCAAGGCGCTAACCGCTGCACTCGCCGATTGA
- a CDS encoding TIGR01777 family oxidoreductase → MELFERETEIAAPVEQLFGWQERPGAFERLVPPFDPVTVLRREGDLQSGTVELRVRAPFRRKWVARHHGYVRQRQFVDTMERGPFRHWEHTHLFEPLREGRSLLRDRVEYEAPFGALGRAVGGVEQRVAQLFGYRHHVTRHDVEAHSRFPGRLRVAITGASGLIGSALAPFLTAGGHAVSRMVRRAPHAGEIEWSPTRHYIGPLEGHDAVVHLAGENVGALLRWSPAKRRAIRESRIAGTRLLAEHLAAMVVPPRTLICASAIGWYGDRGDEPLTEDEPPGDDFFAEVVRDWEAACEPALAAGIRVVNLRFGIVLSPQGGALPRMLPLPFAPLAGGSIGGGQQWWSWVALDDAIGAIHHALCDQRLRGPHNVVAGAVRQRDFAATVGRVLRRPAVIPLPRFVVGGAMGEMGRSLLLASVRASSERLAARGYRWRLPELEQALRHLLGRREFDA, encoded by the coding sequence GTGGAGCTCTTCGAGCGCGAGACCGAAATCGCAGCGCCGGTTGAGCAGCTTTTCGGCTGGCAAGAACGGCCCGGTGCTTTTGAGCGGCTGGTGCCGCCGTTCGACCCCGTGACGGTGCTACGCCGCGAAGGCGACCTGCAATCCGGGACAGTCGAGCTGCGCGTTCGCGCTCCTTTCCGCCGCAAGTGGGTCGCGCGGCACCACGGCTACGTCCGCCAGCGGCAGTTCGTCGACACGATGGAGCGCGGGCCGTTTCGCCACTGGGAGCACACCCACCTGTTCGAGCCGCTGCGCGAAGGGCGGTCGCTGCTGCGCGACCGCGTCGAATACGAGGCGCCCTTCGGCGCGCTCGGCCGCGCTGTCGGCGGCGTCGAGCAGCGCGTCGCGCAACTCTTCGGCTACCGCCACCACGTCACGCGCCACGACGTCGAGGCGCACTCCCGGTTTCCGGGGCGACTGCGCGTCGCGATTACCGGCGCCAGCGGGCTGATTGGCTCGGCGCTGGCGCCGTTCCTGACTGCGGGTGGCCATGCGGTGAGCCGCATGGTGCGACGCGCCCCGCACGCGGGCGAAATCGAGTGGTCCCCGACACGCCACTACATCGGCCCCTTGGAGGGCCATGACGCGGTCGTCCACCTTGCGGGCGAAAACGTCGGTGCGCTGCTGCGCTGGTCGCCCGCCAAGCGCAGGGCAATCCGCGAGAGCCGCATCGCCGGGACACGCTTGCTGGCGGAGCACCTTGCGGCGATGGTCGTCCCGCCGCGCACGCTCATCTGCGCGTCGGCCATCGGCTGGTACGGCGACCGCGGCGACGAGCCGCTCACCGAGGACGAGCCGCCGGGCGACGACTTCTTCGCCGAAGTGGTGCGCGACTGGGAGGCGGCGTGCGAACCGGCGCTGGCGGCCGGCATCCGCGTCGTCAACCTGCGCTTCGGCATCGTGCTCTCCCCGCAAGGCGGTGCGCTGCCGCGGATGCTCCCGCTCCCCTTCGCGCCGCTCGCGGGCGGCTCCATCGGCGGCGGCCAGCAGTGGTGGTCGTGGGTCGCGCTCGACGACGCGATTGGTGCAATCCACCACGCGCTCTGCGACCAGCGGCTGCGCGGGCCGCACAACGTCGTCGCCGGGGCGGTCCGGCAGCGCGACTTCGCCGCGACCGTTGGCCGGGTGCTGCGGCGGCCCGCGGTGATTCCGCTGCCGCGCTTCGTCGTCGGCGGCGCGATGGGCGAGATGGGGCGCTCGCTGCTGCTCGCCAGCGTACGCGCCTCGTCGGAGCGACTTGCCGCGCGCGGCTACCGCTGGCGCCTGCCGGAACTCGAGCAGGCGCTGCGGCACCTGCTGGGACGGCGCGAGTTCGACGCATGA
- a CDS encoding DUF309 domain-containing protein → MSDDELWRAALRHHNARDYHEAHELFEDLWLELGNRADKDIAQALAQADALAVHLETGNLRAAQRLMRQLPQLAAALPDAWRGAELRPLREWVAAVTAAIPPQGDLPSAERRPPPSIGECSG, encoded by the coding sequence ATGAGCGACGACGAATTGTGGCGCGCCGCGCTGCGCCACCACAACGCCCGCGACTACCACGAGGCGCACGAACTCTTCGAGGATTTATGGCTCGAGCTGGGCAATCGCGCCGACAAGGACATCGCGCAGGCGCTCGCGCAGGCCGATGCGCTGGCGGTGCACCTGGAAACCGGCAACCTGCGCGCCGCGCAACGGCTGATGCGCCAGCTCCCGCAACTCGCGGCGGCGCTGCCCGACGCGTGGCGCGGTGCCGAGCTGCGGCCGCTGCGCGAGTGGGTCGCCGCGGTCACCGCGGCGATTCCCCCGCAAGGCGACCTGCCGTCGGCGGAGCGGCGTCCGCCGCCTTCAATCGGCGAGTGCAGCGGTTAG
- a CDS encoding PaaI family thioesterase produces MTEAVQDSYAPDSICFGCGPANEDGLRIKSFREGEGLRMAFQPQAQHQAFPGVINGGIIGALLDCHGNWTAAIAIMDRLGLEQPLCTVTAQYEVKLRRPTPFGPALEVRSRVLALEDDRAEVMLELKADGETCATGRGLFVAVREGHPAWHRWG; encoded by the coding sequence ATGACCGAAGCCGTGCAGGACAGCTACGCGCCGGACAGCATTTGCTTCGGCTGCGGCCCTGCCAACGAGGATGGGCTCCGCATCAAGTCGTTCCGCGAGGGGGAGGGGCTCCGCATGGCGTTCCAGCCGCAGGCGCAGCACCAGGCGTTTCCCGGCGTCATCAATGGCGGCATCATCGGCGCGCTGCTCGACTGCCACGGCAACTGGACCGCCGCCATCGCCATCATGGACCGGCTCGGGCTGGAGCAGCCGCTCTGCACTGTCACCGCGCAGTACGAGGTGAAGCTGCGGCGGCCGACACCGTTCGGCCCCGCGCTGGAGGTGCGCAGCCGCGTGCTGGCGCTCGAGGACGACCGCGCCGAGGTGATGCTCGAACTCAAGGCCGACGGGGAAACGTGCGCCACTGGACGTGGGCTGTTCGTCGCCGTGCGGGAAGGTCATCCGGCGTGGCACCGCTGGGGATGA
- a CDS encoding PAC2 family protein, whose product MSPQVEIHELVEKDLKGATVIDGFPGVGLVGTIAANHLINSQGLEQIGVIESSHFPAVSVVKDGVPHNPVRLYAGEQSCRDGTCNQLVVCVSEFSPPAQLTKPLVTALFDWMLDKGCTRLVSAEGFHAADGDAVPDEVYGVGSTEAARGWIGDAGVNPFKFGTIGGVSGVMLNEGKRRGIDVLSLLAEVKEDLPDARAAARVIAALDELLLAIKLDPEPLLKEAEELEAQLRLMRDQAPSEARSESPRYIG is encoded by the coding sequence ATGAGTCCCCAGGTTGAAATCCACGAACTTGTAGAAAAGGACTTGAAAGGCGCGACCGTTATCGACGGCTTTCCCGGTGTAGGACTGGTCGGCACGATTGCTGCCAACCACCTCATCAACTCCCAGGGCCTTGAGCAGATTGGCGTCATCGAGAGCTCCCATTTTCCCGCAGTTTCCGTAGTCAAGGATGGCGTTCCGCACAACCCCGTACGGCTCTACGCCGGAGAGCAGAGCTGCCGCGACGGCACCTGCAACCAGCTGGTGGTCTGCGTCAGCGAATTCTCGCCGCCGGCGCAGCTGACCAAGCCGCTGGTCACCGCGCTTTTTGACTGGATGCTCGACAAGGGCTGCACCCGGCTGGTTTCAGCCGAGGGATTCCACGCTGCCGATGGTGACGCTGTCCCCGACGAAGTCTACGGCGTCGGCTCGACCGAGGCCGCACGTGGCTGGATTGGCGATGCGGGCGTCAACCCGTTCAAGTTCGGCACCATCGGCGGCGTTTCGGGAGTGATGCTCAACGAGGGCAAACGGCGCGGAATCGACGTACTGAGCCTGCTGGCCGAGGTCAAGGAAGACTTGCCCGACGCCCGTGCGGCAGCCCGCGTTATCGCGGCACTGGACGAGCTACTGCTCGCCATCAAGCTTGACCCGGAGCCGCTGCTGAAAGAAGCGGAGGAACTCGAGGCGCAGCTGCGCCTGATGCGCGACCAGGCGCCCTCCGAGGCGCGGTCGGAATCACCACGGTACATCGGCTAA
- a CDS encoding PKD domain-containing protein: PSPSEKGTTVVFSGSGSDSDGTVVAYHWESSFDGDLSTEANFSSNNLSLGHHTITFRVQDNDGDWSSDSEWGLWIYAVPVAIAGDDVSTTPTVPVQFNGQGTDEDGTIAKYEWDFDGNGVYDWSSTENGRELNIYNNVGVYTAMLRVTDNDGFTDTDTVVITVTEKIIQIDDEGNVTVTDAGEDEEGIPAPSRAASVAAMAVIALRRRR, encoded by the coding sequence CCCTCACCTTCCGAAAAGGGAACGACCGTAGTCTTCAGCGGCTCTGGCTCTGATAGTGACGGTACGGTTGTGGCCTACCATTGGGAATCATCGTTTGATGGGGATTTAAGCACGGAAGCGAACTTCAGCAGCAACAATTTGTCTCTTGGACACCACACAATCACCTTCCGGGTGCAGGACAATGATGGGGATTGGAGCAGTGATTCTGAATGGGGGCTGTGGATTTACGCAGTGCCGGTAGCAATTGCCGGAGATGATGTATCGACCACGCCCACCGTCCCAGTCCAGTTCAACGGCCAGGGGACCGACGAGGACGGCACCATAGCAAAGTACGAGTGGGACTTCGATGGCAACGGGGTTTACGACTGGTCATCAACCGAGAACGGCCGGGAACTCAACATCTACAACAACGTGGGCGTTTACACAGCGATGCTGCGGGTCACCGACAACGACGGCTTCACCGATACAGATACGGTAGTCATCACGGTGACGGAGAAGATAATTCAGATTGATGACGAAGGCAATGTTACTGTCACGGACGCCGGAGAGGATGAGGAAGGCATCCCCGCGCCGTCGCGGGCCGCCTCCGTCGCCGCCATGGCCGTCATCGCGCTGCGCCGCCGGCGCTGA
- a CDS encoding DUF531 family protein gives MARRREHMPSACRTLIRRSRQGAPLEALVEQAHALEPYYCALALVELSGRDDIAQVRAQEFAREALACAERVEQEWRHAELVGELAKQLADWRSAGDRPPVLRALVGHLRTLHGETLVTVLKAAAPRLPPQFQHDLLELALANAEQEVASAKPVLRAWAGDLQPAPVMAHLSRLPRNQAVRLLGYLHLQLRRSERAISPTALEQALALEPNASGLRYLVSVTAKDELESLVAAARQRPSDEAARLLGTLAGAAHRLGDRDTAKAWLAEGGELAASIDDATTRQRVLETLARGKERLGGKVAKARPAAAVKLPTLKGEHVLGLWNGYRGGLKPPHLRALARAGALCAGFGLDLALVDFPQTELPRLAQRVARESRADGGEWFAALVGADRVKLFDGVPGKWAGTLVATTPQPGKPEPPVPFEGRLCLMLGVGPQGLPGKLLKAAKFHLELTGYGVELETATAMGVIAERLAQY, from the coding sequence GTGGCGCGTCGTCGCGAACATATGCCATCCGCCTGCCGCACGTTGATACGGCGTTCGCGACAGGGGGCTCCGCTGGAAGCGCTGGTCGAGCAGGCACACGCTCTCGAGCCATACTACTGCGCACTGGCGCTGGTCGAGCTCTCGGGTCGCGACGATATCGCGCAAGTGCGGGCGCAGGAGTTCGCGAGAGAAGCGCTGGCTTGCGCCGAGCGTGTCGAGCAGGAATGGCGCCACGCCGAACTGGTCGGCGAACTGGCGAAGCAGCTCGCCGACTGGCGCTCTGCGGGGGACCGCCCGCCGGTGCTGCGCGCGCTGGTGGGGCATTTGCGAACGCTGCATGGCGAGACGCTGGTGACCGTACTCAAGGCCGCCGCGCCGCGGCTGCCCCCCCAGTTTCAGCACGACCTGCTCGAGCTGGCGCTCGCCAACGCCGAGCAGGAAGTCGCGTCCGCCAAGCCGGTGCTGCGGGCGTGGGCGGGCGACTTGCAGCCGGCACCGGTGATGGCGCATCTCTCGCGCCTGCCCCGCAATCAGGCGGTGCGGCTGCTGGGCTACCTCCATTTGCAACTGCGCCGCAGCGAACGCGCCATTTCGCCGACCGCGCTCGAGCAGGCGCTGGCGCTGGAGCCGAACGCGAGCGGGTTGCGCTACCTCGTGTCGGTCACTGCGAAGGACGAGCTTGAGTCGCTGGTCGCTGCCGCGCGGCAGCGACCATCCGACGAAGCGGCGCGGCTGCTCGGAACGCTCGCTGGCGCAGCGCATCGGCTGGGCGACCGCGACACCGCGAAGGCGTGGCTGGCTGAAGGGGGCGAACTGGCTGCCAGCATCGACGATGCCACGACCCGGCAGCGAGTGCTTGAGACGCTCGCGCGCGGGAAGGAGCGGCTGGGCGGCAAGGTCGCGAAAGCCAGGCCTGCGGCGGCCGTCAAGCTGCCGACCCTGAAGGGGGAGCATGTGCTCGGCCTCTGGAACGGCTACCGCGGCGGCCTCAAGCCACCGCACTTGCGAGCGCTCGCGCGGGCAGGGGCGCTCTGCGCCGGTTTCGGACTCGACCTGGCGCTGGTCGATTTCCCCCAAACCGAGCTGCCGCGGCTGGCGCAGCGGGTCGCGCGCGAGTCGCGCGCCGACGGCGGCGAATGGTTCGCGGCGCTCGTCGGTGCCGACCGCGTGAAGCTGTTCGACGGCGTCCCGGGAAAGTGGGCCGGAACGCTGGTCGCGACGACTCCCCAGCCGGGCAAGCCGGAACCGCCCGTGCCGTTCGAAGGCCGCCTCTGCCTGATGCTGGGAGTCGGCCCGCAGGGATTGCCGGGCAAGCTGCTCAAAGCGGCCAAGTTCCACCTTGAGTTGACAGGCTACGGCGTCGAGCTGGAAACCGCGACCGCGATGGGTGTGATTGCGGAGCGGCTGGCGCAATACTGA
- a CDS encoding phosphatase PAP2 family protein, producing MNPVERLLASRSGMQLRLQVLGALLIFEYTGYALINHLTVWRADTLGHNYLEPWSALDESIPFVPAAILLYLPLLPMVAVPAFVLSEAKIRTGFWTYIGVIVSSFAVFLIAPMKMSRAGLVPGALTPLFELLWTIDPPFNTFPSLHVSLATLAALVVWQHDPRLGRWMALGASVLTVSTFLVKQHFLIDAVGGVAVAALWYRYHYLPRARLK from the coding sequence ATGAACCCTGTCGAGCGCTTACTGGCGTCGCGCAGCGGGATGCAACTGCGGCTGCAGGTGCTCGGGGCGCTGCTCATTTTCGAGTATACCGGCTACGCTCTCATCAACCACCTGACGGTGTGGCGTGCTGACACGCTCGGGCACAACTACCTGGAGCCGTGGTCAGCACTCGACGAGAGCATTCCGTTCGTCCCGGCCGCCATCCTGCTCTACCTGCCGCTGCTGCCGATGGTCGCGGTGCCAGCGTTCGTGCTCTCCGAGGCGAAAATCCGCACCGGCTTCTGGACCTACATAGGGGTCATCGTTTCGTCGTTCGCCGTCTTCCTCATCGCGCCGATGAAGATGTCGCGCGCCGGGCTTGTGCCCGGCGCGCTAACGCCGCTGTTCGAGCTGCTCTGGACGATTGACCCGCCCTTCAACACCTTCCCCAGCCTGCACGTCTCGCTCGCGACCCTCGCCGCGCTGGTGGTGTGGCAGCACGACCCGCGGCTCGGCCGCTGGATGGCGCTTGGCGCGAGCGTGCTGACAGTCTCGACCTTCCTGGTCAAGCAACACTTCCTCATCGACGCGGTCGGCGGGGTGGCGGTCGCCGCGCTCTGGTATCGCTACCACTACTTGCCCCGCGCACGGCTCAAATAG
- a CDS encoding cupin domain-containing protein has translation MGRTSIPVVNLRDAGTPEFTAGVGDALRRWDAERDGPPTEAKLRALLEARGYAVARYAYPPGTRFPPHTHGVAKIDAVLEGVFRMGMHGRFVDLGPGDWLEVPAGAEHSAEVVGDATVVSLDAVRR, from the coding sequence ATGGGCCGCACATCAATCCCTGTCGTCAACCTGCGCGACGCCGGCACGCCAGAGTTCACCGCCGGGGTCGGCGACGCGCTGCGCCGCTGGGACGCCGAGCGCGACGGCCCGCCCACCGAGGCGAAGTTGCGCGCGCTGCTCGAGGCGCGCGGCTACGCGGTCGCGCGCTACGCCTACCCGCCGGGCACCCGCTTCCCGCCGCACACGCACGGCGTGGCGAAGATTGACGCGGTGCTTGAGGGGGTTTTCCGCATGGGAATGCACGGCCGCTTCGTCGATTTGGGGCCGGGCGACTGGCTCGAAGTCCCGGCCGGCGCCGAGCACTCGGCCGAGGTCGTCGGCGACGCGACGGTCGTGTCGCTGGACGCGGTCAGACGCTAG
- a CDS encoding heparan-alpha-glucosaminide N-acetyltransferase → MSRRLDELDALRGVALGMMLLSNFVSDLDFFDAMEVAAGSGWWWFSRLTGGLFVAVAGVAAFLASRTGDPRQALRRSLKLAGIAYGITLVTWLALPHAFVRFGVLHLLALAGLVALSLRGRERLALPLGAACLLLPWLALPGGEWLGLRAYDFMTVDYFPLKPWLGVFLLAFWASSRAYAEGQPLLAREWPAPLLWAGRRTLPIYLLHQPLLVGALLLAGFQL, encoded by the coding sequence ATGAGCCGTCGTCTCGACGAGCTCGACGCGCTGCGTGGAGTCGCGCTGGGGATGATGCTGCTCTCCAATTTCGTCAGCGACCTGGATTTCTTCGACGCTATGGAAGTGGCCGCAGGCAGCGGCTGGTGGTGGTTTTCGCGCCTGACGGGGGGGCTGTTCGTTGCCGTGGCGGGCGTCGCGGCGTTTCTGGCCAGCCGCACGGGCGACCCCCGCCAGGCGCTGCGCCGCTCCCTGAAGCTGGCCGGCATCGCCTATGGCATCACACTCGTCACCTGGCTGGCGCTGCCGCACGCCTTCGTGCGTTTCGGCGTGCTGCATCTGCTGGCGCTGGCCGGCCTTGTGGCGCTGTCGCTGCGCGGGCGCGAGCGGCTGGCGCTGCCGCTCGGCGCAGCCTGTTTGCTGCTGCCGTGGCTGGCGCTGCCGGGCGGCGAATGGCTCGGGCTGCGCGCTTACGATTTCATGACGGTGGACTACTTTCCGCTCAAGCCGTGGCTCGGGGTTTTCCTGCTCGCCTTCTGGGCGAGCAGCCGCGCCTACGCCGAAGGGCAGCCGCTGCTGGCGCGCGAGTGGCCCGCGCCGCTATTGTGGGCGGGGCGACGCACGCTGCCGATTTACCTGCTGCACCAGCCGTTGCTGGTGGGAGCGCTGCTGCTGGCAGGATTTCAGTTATAG